Proteins encoded together in one Kitasatospora albolonga window:
- a CDS encoding ATP-binding protein, with amino-acid sequence MSSEHVESTHGTHGTHDTHSAHSAHGDGDDTAMALKILVAGGFGAGKTTLVGAVSDIRPLRTEEPLSEAGRGLDDTEGVARKTASTVAMDFGRITIHAGLSLYLFGTPGQDRFWFLWDELSEGALAAVVLADTRRLEDCFAAVDYFERRRIPFVVAVNRFPGARAYAAQDVSHALDLDRGTPVVLCDARDRDSGKDVLIRTVEYAGRMHTARLLDAVG; translated from the coding sequence ATGTCCTCCGAGCACGTCGAAAGCACGCACGGCACGCACGGCACGCACGACACCCACAGCGCTCACAGCGCTCACGGGGACGGCGACGACACCGCGATGGCCCTGAAGATTCTGGTGGCGGGCGGGTTCGGAGCCGGGAAGACGACGCTCGTCGGCGCGGTCAGTGATATCCGGCCGCTGCGGACGGAGGAGCCGCTGAGCGAGGCCGGGCGGGGACTGGACGACACGGAAGGGGTGGCGCGGAAGACCGCCTCGACCGTAGCGATGGATTTCGGCCGTATTACCATCCACGCCGGTCTGTCGCTGTACCTGTTCGGCACACCGGGGCAGGACCGCTTCTGGTTCCTGTGGGACGAGCTGTCCGAAGGCGCGCTGGCAGCGGTCGTCCTCGCCGACACCCGGCGCCTGGAGGACTGCTTCGCGGCCGTCGACTACTTCGAGCGTCGGCGCATACCGTTCGTCGTCGCCGTCAACCGCTTCCCCGGGGCGCGCGCCTACGCGGCGCAGGATGTGTCCCACGCCCTTGACCTGGACCGGGGCACCCCCGTCGTGCTCTGCGACGCCCGTGACCGCGACTCCGGGAAGGACGTCCTGATCCGTACGGTCGAGTACGCCGGGCGCATGCACACCGCCCGGCTCCTCGACGCCGTCGGCTGA
- a CDS encoding GNAT family N-acetyltransferase gives MLIREATTEDWAAIWPFFRTVVAAGETLTYPLDLGKEEARGWWYVAAPNRVVVAVDEAGTVLGTAKMNRNHMGNGSHVASATYMVDPDRSGRGVGRALCEYSVEWARASGFRSMQFNAVVETNTRAVKLYESIGFEVIGTLPEGFNHPTEGYVGLHIMHKAL, from the coding sequence ATGCTGATCAGGGAAGCCACCACCGAGGACTGGGCCGCCATCTGGCCGTTCTTCCGTACCGTCGTCGCCGCGGGCGAGACCCTCACCTATCCGCTCGACCTCGGGAAGGAGGAGGCACGGGGATGGTGGTACGTCGCCGCGCCGAACCGCGTCGTCGTGGCCGTCGACGAAGCGGGAACGGTCCTCGGTACGGCGAAGATGAACCGGAACCACATGGGCAACGGTTCGCACGTCGCCAGCGCCACGTACATGGTCGACCCCGACCGCTCGGGCAGGGGCGTGGGACGGGCCCTGTGCGAGTACTCGGTCGAGTGGGCCCGCGCGTCGGGCTTCCGGTCGATGCAGTTCAACGCGGTGGTAGAGACGAACACCCGCGCGGTCAAGCTGTACGAGTCGATCGGCTTCGAGGTGATCGGAACCCTCCCCGAGGGCTTCAACCACCCGACCGAGGGCTATGTGGGGCTGCACATCATGCACAAGGCCCTCTGA
- a CDS encoding polyketide cyclase: MPRTMSVADSIVIDAPPAQVYDRLSDPTTMGRWSPENRGATVRGERRDAYVGMVFEGRNKRGAMSWTTRCTVTAADPGERFAFRVHAIGLRRPRLPGPIATWEYRFEAVDGGTRVTETWTDDRRSWPDFLAGAFDRVATGGKTFAQFQRGNIRTTLKRLKAAVEEDFRGAV, from the coding sequence ATGCCCCGCACCATGTCCGTGGCGGACAGCATCGTCATCGACGCGCCTCCGGCACAGGTGTACGACCGGCTCAGCGACCCCACCACGATGGGCCGGTGGAGCCCCGAGAACCGGGGAGCGACCGTCCGGGGTGAGCGGCGCGACGCGTACGTCGGCATGGTCTTCGAGGGCCGGAACAAGCGCGGCGCCATGAGCTGGACGACCCGCTGCACCGTGACGGCGGCCGACCCGGGTGAGCGCTTCGCCTTCCGGGTCCACGCCATCGGCCTGCGGCGGCCCCGGCTTCCCGGGCCGATCGCCACCTGGGAGTACCGCTTCGAAGCGGTGGACGGCGGGACCCGGGTGACGGAGACCTGGACCGACGACCGGCGTTCCTGGCCGGACTTCCTGGCGGGCGCTTTCGATCGCGTCGCGACGGGCGGGAAGACCTTCGCCCAGTTCCAGCGCGGCAACATCCGGACCACCCTCAAGCGTCTCAAGGCCGCCGTGGAGGAGGACTTCCGGGGAGCGGTCTGA
- a CDS encoding dynein regulation protein LC7, which produces MTLDRGLDWLLDDLTSRVRFIRHALVLSNDGLVTGASTGLAREDAEHLAAVSSGLHSLARGSGRHFRAGRARQTMVEFDEALLFVTAAGDGSCLCVLTEAEADVGQVAYEMTLLVNRVGEHLGVSVRQSGPGELDPF; this is translated from the coding sequence ATGACGCTTGACCGGGGACTCGACTGGCTCCTGGACGACCTCACCAGCAGGGTGCGGTTCATACGGCACGCCCTGGTGCTGTCGAACGACGGCCTGGTCACCGGGGCCAGCACCGGACTGGCCCGCGAGGATGCCGAACACCTGGCCGCGGTCTCCTCCGGCCTGCACAGCCTGGCCCGGGGGTCGGGGCGCCACTTCCGGGCCGGACGGGCCCGCCAGACCATGGTCGAGTTCGACGAGGCCCTGCTCTTCGTGACCGCGGCGGGCGACGGCAGCTGCCTGTGCGTGCTGACCGAGGCCGAGGCCGACGTGGGCCAGGTGGCGTACGAGATGACCCTGCTCGTCAACCGGGTCGGCGAGCACCTCGGCGTATCCGTCCGCCAGAGCGGCCCCGGGGAGCTGGACCCCTTCTGA
- a CDS encoding SAM-dependent methyltransferase: MADDHTRVLDFFTPRAAGWDSRFPDDGPAYGAAVGRLGLRPGDAVLDAGCGTGRALPALRAAVGPQGTVLGADLTPAMLEEAARAGRGKCGTLLRADVARLPLRDGVLDAVFGAGLISHLARPEADTAELARVVRSGGVLALFHPIGRAALAARHGRAVTGDDLRAEPRLRALLAGSGWRLDSYTDEDDRFLALAVREP, translated from the coding sequence ATGGCCGATGACCACACCCGTGTCCTGGACTTCTTCACCCCGCGCGCGGCCGGCTGGGACAGCCGGTTTCCCGATGACGGCCCGGCCTATGGGGCCGCGGTCGGCCGGCTCGGACTGCGGCCGGGGGACGCCGTGCTCGACGCGGGCTGCGGTACCGGCCGTGCCCTTCCGGCCCTGCGCGCGGCCGTCGGGCCGCAGGGCACGGTGCTGGGCGCCGACCTCACGCCCGCGATGCTGGAAGAAGCGGCCCGGGCGGGGCGGGGGAAGTGCGGCACCCTGCTCCGCGCCGATGTCGCACGGCTGCCGCTGCGCGACGGGGTGCTGGACGCGGTGTTCGGGGCGGGGCTGATCTCGCACCTGGCCCGCCCCGAGGCCGATACGGCGGAGCTCGCCCGGGTGGTGCGGTCGGGCGGGGTGCTGGCCCTGTTCCACCCGATCGGCCGTGCCGCCCTGGCCGCGCGGCACGGGCGCGCCGTCACCGGGGACGACCTGCGGGCCGAGCCCCGGCTGCGGGCACTGCTGGCCGGTTCCGGATGGCGGCTGGACTCCTACACCGACGAGGACGACCGCTTCCTCGCCCTCGCCGTACGCGAACCCTGA
- a CDS encoding magnesium-translocating P-type ATPase codes for MNSVPEGSAAAGPGRTAPGTSASVTPFPAASPVAGAHAPSSGTGPESPRVKTSLQILRSLDSGPRGLVEARAEERLARYGENVLPAWRPVPWPRRFVRSLRDPFTSVLLCLGLVSAAVSAWGTACVILALVAVSCLLRSTEEHRADRSTAALRELVATTATVVRRSSADAPPRERDVPVADLVPGDVIRLGPGDLVPADVQVLRAGGLTVHQSALTGESAPVAKHPLDAPDPTLARAGPFAQPQLCFQGSSVTSGSGTAVIVATGGRTRFAAAHDGRARQRGASAFDRSVQGISWTLIRFMLLTPPLVLMANAALRGRGLETLPFAVAVAVGLTPEMLPVIVTTALARGAARLARTSGVIVKRLPALHDLGAVDVLCLDKTGTLTEDRPVVEEATDGSDAPDPEVLRWAALSALWTLQLAELPAPDALDEAVLDAAEEAGPGETAVAYEGVAALPFDPVRRVATAVLRRPGRLGVHTLVTKGAVEAVLERCAMDGDERERLLALADRKAESGLRLLAVARADRPARAGAYTPADERGLTFVGLVALRDVPAPSAADALGVLALRGITVKVLTGDHPGTAARACEDLGLRTGAGTDTAGGYGDVVTAELVDTLSDAELARVADRATVFARCTPAHKARIVSALRSAGRTTGFLGDGVNDLPALHAADVGICPRNAVDVAREAADVVLAEKDLTAIDRAVLAGRHSSGNIATYLRITLSSNLGNVIAMLTAGLMLPFLPMLPAQVLVQNLCFDAAQLAFAFDRPAAAALRRPSVLRSRDFLRFITGFGLLNAAADLATFGVLALALHNAAGTDGEAAFHAGWFTENLLTQALVMVLLRTGRSAAERRAGGPLRAAAAGLAVVGVLLPLTPLGPLLGMSALPPLYYLLLGSVLGLYAVGLTAARRRYERRHASGVEPERGVREGGTEH; via the coding sequence GTGAACTCGGTGCCTGAGGGCAGCGCAGCCGCGGGACCCGGCCGTACCGCCCCCGGCACTTCGGCCTCCGTGACACCGTTCCCGGCCGCCTCGCCGGTCGCCGGTGCCCACGCCCCCTCCTCCGGCACCGGACCGGAATCCCCCCGGGTGAAGACCTCCCTGCAGATACTGCGCTCGCTGGACAGCGGACCGCGCGGGCTGGTGGAGGCACGGGCCGAGGAGCGGCTCGCCCGGTACGGCGAGAACGTGCTGCCCGCCTGGCGGCCGGTGCCCTGGCCCCGGCGCTTCGTCCGCAGCCTCCGGGACCCGTTCACTTCCGTACTGCTCTGCCTGGGGCTGGTCTCCGCCGCCGTCTCCGCGTGGGGCACGGCCTGTGTGATCCTCGCCCTCGTCGCGGTCAGCTGTCTGCTGCGCTCGACCGAGGAGCACCGGGCCGACCGTTCGACGGCGGCGCTCAGGGAACTGGTGGCGACCACGGCGACCGTCGTGCGCCGCTCCTCGGCCGATGCTCCGCCCAGGGAGCGGGACGTGCCGGTGGCCGATCTGGTGCCGGGCGATGTGATCCGGCTGGGTCCGGGCGACCTCGTACCGGCCGATGTGCAGGTCCTGCGTGCCGGAGGGCTCACGGTGCACCAGTCGGCCCTGACCGGGGAGTCGGCGCCGGTGGCGAAGCATCCGCTCGACGCCCCCGATCCCACGCTCGCCCGGGCCGGGCCCTTCGCTCAGCCGCAGCTGTGCTTCCAGGGCAGCAGCGTGACCTCCGGCAGCGGTACGGCGGTGATCGTGGCCACCGGAGGGCGGACCCGGTTCGCCGCAGCGCACGACGGCCGGGCCCGGCAGCGGGGTGCCAGCGCCTTCGACCGTTCGGTGCAGGGGATCTCCTGGACGCTGATCCGGTTCATGCTGCTGACCCCGCCGCTGGTGCTGATGGCCAACGCGGCGCTGCGCGGCCGGGGCCTGGAGACACTGCCGTTCGCCGTCGCCGTGGCGGTGGGGCTCACCCCGGAGATGCTGCCCGTCATCGTCACGACGGCGCTGGCGCGGGGTGCGGCCCGGCTCGCCCGTACCAGCGGAGTCATCGTCAAACGGCTGCCCGCCCTGCACGACCTGGGCGCCGTCGATGTGCTGTGCCTGGACAAGACGGGCACGCTGACCGAGGACCGGCCCGTCGTCGAGGAGGCGACCGACGGTTCGGACGCGCCCGATCCCGAGGTGCTGCGGTGGGCGGCGCTCAGTGCGCTGTGGACCCTCCAGCTGGCGGAGCTGCCCGCGCCGGACGCCCTCGACGAAGCGGTGCTGGACGCCGCGGAGGAGGCCGGTCCCGGGGAGACCGCCGTCGCGTACGAGGGTGTGGCGGCGCTGCCGTTCGATCCGGTGCGCCGGGTCGCGACGGCGGTGCTCCGGCGGCCCGGCCGGCTCGGCGTGCACACCCTGGTGACCAAGGGGGCCGTGGAGGCGGTGCTCGAACGGTGCGCGATGGACGGGGACGAGCGGGAGCGGCTGCTCGCCCTCGCCGACCGCAAGGCGGAGTCGGGGCTGCGTCTGCTGGCCGTGGCGCGGGCCGACCGGCCCGCGCGGGCGGGGGCGTACACCCCCGCGGACGAACGCGGGCTGACCTTCGTGGGCCTGGTCGCGCTGCGGGACGTCCCCGCACCGAGCGCCGCCGACGCCCTCGGTGTGCTGGCCCTGCGGGGCATCACCGTCAAGGTCCTGACCGGTGACCACCCGGGCACGGCGGCCCGCGCGTGCGAGGACCTGGGCCTGCGCACGGGCGCGGGCACGGATACGGCGGGCGGGTACGGCGATGTGGTGACGGCCGAGCTGGTGGACACCCTGTCGGACGCGGAGCTGGCGCGGGTCGCCGACCGGGCGACCGTGTTCGCGCGCTGCACCCCCGCGCACAAGGCCCGGATCGTCTCGGCGCTGCGGTCCGCCGGGCGCACGACCGGCTTTCTCGGCGACGGGGTCAACGACCTGCCCGCGCTGCACGCCGCCGATGTCGGCATCTGTCCGCGCAACGCGGTCGACGTGGCGCGCGAGGCCGCCGACGTCGTGCTGGCGGAGAAGGACCTCACCGCGATCGACCGTGCGGTGCTGGCGGGGCGGCACAGCAGCGGGAACATCGCCACCTATCTCCGCATCACCCTCTCCTCCAACCTGGGCAACGTCATCGCGATGCTGACGGCCGGGCTGATGCTGCCCTTCCTTCCCATGCTCCCGGCGCAGGTGCTGGTGCAGAACCTGTGCTTCGACGCGGCGCAGCTCGCCTTCGCGTTCGACCGCCCGGCGGCGGCCGCCCTGCGTCGGCCCAGCGTGCTGCGGTCACGTGACTTCCTGCGCTTCATCACCGGCTTCGGGCTGCTCAACGCCGCCGCCGACCTCGCCACCTTCGGTGTGCTCGCGCTCGCCCTGCACAACGCGGCCGGGACGGACGGCGAGGCGGCGTTCCACGCCGGGTGGTTCACCGAGAACCTGCTGACCCAGGCGCTCGTGATGGTCCTGCTGCGGACCGGCCGCAGCGCCGCCGAGCGCCGGGCGGGCGGACCGCTGCGGGCAGCGGCGGCGGGGCTCGCGGTGGTCGGCGTCCTGCTCCCCCTGACCCCGCTGGGTCCGCTGCTCGGCATGAGCGCCCTGCCTCCCCTCTACTACCTGCTGCTCGGCTCGGTGCTGGGCCTGTACGCGGTGGGGCTCACGGCGGCGCGGAGGCGTTACGAGCGTCGCCATGCGTCCGGCGTCGAGCCGGAGCGGGGCGTACGGGAGGGCGGCACGGAGCACTGA
- a CDS encoding PPOX class F420-dependent enzyme has protein sequence MAHHMTDEEWRAFLSEGTRTAKVSTVRADGSPHIAPVWFLLDGDSLVFNTGKKSVKGRNLERDGRVSLCVDDDRPPYAFAVVQGRAELSEDPEELLRWATRIAGRYVGPEAAEEFGRRNGVPGELVVRVRIDKVIALADMAD, from the coding sequence ATGGCACACCACATGACCGACGAAGAATGGCGGGCCTTCCTCTCCGAGGGGACCCGCACCGCGAAGGTGTCAACCGTACGGGCCGACGGCAGTCCGCACATCGCGCCCGTCTGGTTCCTCCTCGACGGTGACTCCCTGGTCTTCAACACCGGCAAAAAGAGTGTGAAAGGCCGCAATCTGGAGCGCGACGGGCGGGTCTCCCTGTGCGTCGACGACGACCGGCCGCCGTACGCGTTCGCCGTGGTGCAGGGGCGGGCGGAGCTGAGCGAGGACCCCGAGGAGCTGCTGCGGTGGGCGACGCGGATCGCCGGGCGCTATGTCGGGCCGGAGGCCGCCGAGGAGTTCGGCCGGCGCAACGGCGTACCCGGTGAACTGGTGGTGCGGGTGCGGATCGACAAGGTCATCGCCCTGGCCGACATGGCGGACTGA
- a CDS encoding transcriptional regulator, which yields MPTGTGGGFQDPPAEVLAEAAAAFGLLATPARLHIVWALAQGESDVTGLAERVGGTLPSVSQHLTKLKLAGLVRSRREGRRQVYLVDDPGVVTVVRLMVGQLAERAGHPPQEPVRLRELGA from the coding sequence GTGCCAACAGGGACCGGCGGCGGCTTCCAGGACCCGCCCGCCGAGGTGCTGGCCGAGGCCGCGGCCGCGTTCGGGCTCCTGGCAACACCCGCGAGGCTGCACATCGTGTGGGCGCTGGCGCAGGGCGAGAGCGATGTGACGGGCCTCGCCGAGCGGGTCGGGGGCACGCTCCCGTCGGTCAGCCAGCATCTGACGAAGCTCAAGCTGGCCGGTCTCGTGCGCTCCCGCCGCGAGGGCCGCAGGCAGGTCTACCTGGTCGACGACCCCGGCGTGGTCACGGTCGTCCGGCTCATGGTCGGCCAGCTCGCCGAGCGCGCCGGGCACCCGCCCCAGGAGCCCGTCCGCCTGCGTGAACTCGGTGCCTGA
- a CDS encoding chemical-damaging agent resistance protein C, producing MGVSLAKGGNVSLSKEAPGLTAVTVGLGWDVRTTTGADHDLDASALLCSEAGKVLSDAHFVFYNNLTSPDGSVRHTGDNLTGEGEGDDESVEVDLASVPAEIAKIVFPVSIHDAQSRGQSFGQVRNAFIRVVNRANGVELARYDLSEDASTETAMVFGELYRHGVEWKFRAVGQGYASGLAGIASDYGVNV from the coding sequence ATGGGTGTGAGCCTGGCGAAGGGCGGCAACGTCTCCCTGTCGAAGGAGGCCCCCGGCCTGACGGCCGTGACGGTCGGTCTCGGCTGGGACGTACGGACCACGACCGGGGCCGATCACGACCTGGACGCCAGTGCGCTGCTGTGCTCCGAGGCGGGCAAGGTCCTCTCCGACGCCCACTTCGTCTTCTACAACAACCTCACCAGCCCGGACGGTTCCGTCCGCCACACCGGTGACAACCTGACGGGTGAGGGCGAGGGCGACGACGAGTCGGTCGAGGTGGACCTGGCCTCGGTCCCGGCCGAGATCGCGAAGATCGTGTTCCCGGTCTCCATCCATGACGCGCAGAGCCGGGGCCAGAGCTTCGGCCAGGTGCGCAACGCGTTCATCCGCGTGGTGAACCGGGCGAACGGCGTCGAGCTGGCCCGCTACGACCTGAGCGAGGACGCGTCGACCGAGACCGCGATGGTCTTCGGCGAGCTGTACCGGCACGGCGTGGAGTGGAAGTTCCGGGCCGTCGGCCAGGGGTACGCCTCGGGGCTCGCCGGCATCGCGTCCGACTACGGCGTCAACGTCTGA
- a CDS encoding 3-hydroxyisobutyryl-CoA hydrolase: protein MTDDRPVLLETRGSSLHIVLNRPRAINALTHTMVRLLDEALTGAEQDRTVTSVVLTGAGDRGLCAGGDIRALHDDTRAGGRASLGFWRDEYRLNARIARFPKPYVALMDGIVMGGGVGVSAHGSLRVVTERSRVAMPETGIGFVPDVGGTHLLAAAPGELGTHLALTGRSAGAADALLCGLADHYVPTLRLPELTEAVAAATTADEVAQAVRGSAGEPPAGELAAQRDWIDACYAADTVEEIVRRLHDSAAPAAAGAAAELSGRSPLALKVTLAALRRAARLDSLEAVLDQEFRVSGRVREEPDFVEGVRARIIDKDGSPQWKPATLAEVDDSAVARFFAPLGPGEQELGLAPGTADGTT, encoded by the coding sequence ATGACCGACGACCGGCCCGTCCTGCTGGAGACCCGGGGGAGCTCCCTCCACATCGTCCTGAACCGCCCCCGCGCCATCAACGCCCTCACCCACACCATGGTGCGGCTGCTCGACGAGGCGCTCACCGGCGCCGAACAGGACCGGACCGTCACCTCGGTGGTCCTGACCGGAGCGGGCGACCGGGGCCTGTGCGCGGGCGGCGACATCCGCGCCCTCCACGACGACACCCGCGCCGGAGGCCGCGCGTCGCTGGGGTTCTGGCGCGACGAGTACCGCCTCAACGCCCGCATCGCCCGGTTCCCCAAGCCGTACGTCGCCCTGATGGACGGCATCGTGATGGGCGGGGGAGTCGGGGTCTCTGCCCACGGCTCCCTCCGGGTCGTCACGGAACGCTCCCGGGTCGCCATGCCCGAGACCGGCATCGGCTTCGTCCCCGATGTCGGCGGCACCCACCTGCTGGCCGCCGCCCCCGGCGAACTGGGCACCCACCTGGCCCTCACCGGCCGTAGCGCCGGGGCGGCCGACGCCCTCCTGTGCGGCCTCGCCGACCACTACGTACCCACCCTGCGGCTGCCGGAGCTCACCGAAGCCGTGGCCGCGGCGACGACCGCCGACGAGGTGGCGCAGGCGGTACGGGGCTCCGCCGGGGAACCGCCCGCCGGTGAACTCGCCGCGCAGCGCGACTGGATCGACGCCTGCTACGCGGCGGACACCGTCGAGGAGATCGTCCGGCGGCTCCACGACAGCGCTGCCCCCGCGGCGGCCGGGGCGGCGGCGGAGCTCTCGGGCCGGTCGCCCCTGGCGCTCAAGGTCACGCTCGCCGCCCTGCGCCGGGCCGCCCGCCTCGACAGCCTGGAAGCCGTCCTCGACCAGGAGTTCCGCGTCTCCGGCCGGGTACGCGAGGAGCCCGACTTCGTGGAGGGCGTACGCGCCCGGATCATCGACAAGGACGGCAGCCCGCAGTGGAAACCGGCCACCCTCGCCGAGGTGGACGACAGCGCGGTCGCCCGCTTCTTCGCCCCCCTCGGACCGGGTGAGCAGGAGCTCGGCCTCGCCCCCGGCACCGCCGACGGGACGACCTGA
- a CDS encoding Sec-independent protein translocase TatA, with translation MLRNGLEPWHLLILAIVVVVLFGSKKLPDTARALGKSMRILRSEAKAMKDEEAR, from the coding sequence ATGTTGCGCAACGGCCTGGAGCCCTGGCACCTGTTGATCCTGGCCATCGTGGTGGTCGTGCTCTTCGGCTCGAAGAAGCTGCCGGACACCGCCCGCGCCCTGGGGAAGTCGATGCGCATCCTCAGGAGCGAGGCGAAGGCCATGAAGGACGAGGAAGCCCGCTGA
- a CDS encoding protein phosphatase — MTDHEQRQDAEAAPLRRTDGKTNGEIGPAERLAMNRTGSFDWDLDTRTLDIDDAGLAVFGVDPATFDASPGALVERLEPAERARLDVTIDEAITGGTNSFNVHFRVPLDDGTPQWTHVQARVLRSKDGKAHRIVGIVRDATAEVTHSAFVLDLEKRRQRQTSIVERTTSAMSRAVTVDDVTAALTGPGGLARLGADGLALGLVENSALNIVALSGESLEALDGLGSGDLERNLPLADAIRSGRPRFITSLAALARRYPVLEPHLGKLRFRAAAYLPLVAQARSLGGLALFYRERTVFNADERILCLGLAAIVAQSLQRAMLFDEEREFATQLQSAMLPPRIQDIEGGEIAVRYHAAWSGRQVGGDWYDVISLPKNRYGLVVGDVQGHDTHAAAIMGQLRIALRAYAAEGHPPATVLARASRFLSELDTDRFATCTYAQVDLATGAARVVRAGHLGPLIRHTDGRVGSPQVRGGLPLGISTEFKDEEYPETRLDLVPGETFVLYTDGLVEEPGADLDTGVEALRNEVSAGPAGAEALADHLSDRLWERWGSGDDVALLVLRRSPDVGSSHAPRLHQYIHQADPEGLSDARAIVRQALADWDMGEFADDAELVTGELLVNVLLHTEGGAVLTLEVLPEPVRRIRLSVQDRSSAWPRRRTPGETSTSGRGLLLLDAVATRWGIEPRGEGKAVWCEIGPAPPPATAAPPSAAEAQAPPAGRR, encoded by the coding sequence ATGACCGACCACGAACAGCGGCAGGACGCCGAAGCCGCTCCGCTCCGCCGGACCGACGGGAAGACCAACGGTGAGATCGGGCCGGCGGAGCGCCTCGCCATGAACCGGACCGGCAGCTTCGACTGGGACCTCGACACCCGGACCCTGGACATCGACGACGCGGGGCTCGCGGTCTTCGGTGTGGACCCGGCGACGTTCGACGCGAGCCCCGGCGCGCTGGTGGAGCGGCTGGAGCCGGCGGAGCGGGCCCGGCTGGATGTCACGATCGACGAGGCGATCACCGGCGGCACCAATTCCTTCAATGTCCACTTCCGGGTTCCGCTGGACGACGGGACGCCCCAGTGGACTCATGTCCAGGCCCGCGTCCTGCGCTCGAAGGACGGAAAGGCCCACCGGATCGTGGGGATCGTGCGCGACGCGACGGCGGAAGTCACCCATTCGGCCTTCGTGCTCGATCTGGAAAAGCGGCGGCAGCGTCAGACCAGCATCGTCGAGCGCACGACGAGCGCGATGTCGCGTGCGGTGACCGTGGACGATGTGACGGCCGCGCTCACCGGTCCGGGCGGACTGGCCCGGCTGGGGGCGGACGGGCTGGCCCTGGGGCTGGTGGAGAACTCCGCGCTGAACATCGTGGCGCTGAGCGGCGAGTCGCTGGAGGCGCTCGACGGGCTCGGTTCCGGGGACCTGGAGCGCAACCTTCCGCTGGCGGACGCCATCCGCAGCGGGCGTCCGCGGTTCATCACGTCCCTGGCGGCGCTGGCGCGGCGGTATCCGGTGCTGGAGCCGCATCTGGGGAAGCTGAGGTTCCGGGCCGCCGCCTATCTGCCGCTGGTGGCCCAGGCCCGGTCGCTCGGCGGGCTCGCGCTCTTCTACCGCGAGCGCACGGTCTTCAACGCCGACGAGCGGATTCTGTGCCTGGGCCTCGCGGCCATCGTGGCCCAGTCCCTCCAGCGGGCGATGCTCTTCGACGAGGAGCGGGAGTTCGCCACCCAGCTCCAGTCCGCGATGCTCCCGCCCCGCATACAGGACATCGAGGGCGGCGAGATCGCGGTGCGCTACCACGCGGCGTGGAGCGGGCGGCAGGTCGGCGGCGACTGGTACGACGTGATCTCGCTGCCCAAGAACCGTTACGGGCTCGTCGTCGGGGACGTCCAGGGGCACGACACCCATGCCGCCGCGATCATGGGCCAGTTGCGCATCGCCCTGCGTGCGTACGCGGCCGAGGGGCATCCCCCGGCGACCGTGCTGGCGCGGGCCTCCCGCTTCCTCTCCGAACTGGACACCGATCGCTTCGCCACCTGCACCTACGCCCAGGTCGACCTGGCGACGGGGGCGGCCCGGGTGGTCCGGGCCGGGCACCTCGGGCCGCTGATCCGGCATACCGACGGGCGGGTCGGCAGTCCGCAGGTGCGCGGCGGGCTGCCGCTGGGGATCTCCACGGAGTTCAAGGACGAGGAGTATCCGGAGACCCGGCTCGACCTGGTGCCCGGGGAGACGTTCGTCCTGTACACGGACGGTCTGGTGGAGGAGCCGGGCGCCGATCTGGACACCGGGGTGGAGGCGCTGCGGAACGAGGTGAGCGCCGGGCCCGCGGGGGCCGAGGCGCTGGCCGACCATCTCTCGGACCGGCTCTGGGAACGGTGGGGGTCGGGGGACGACGTGGCCCTCCTGGTCCTGCGGCGCAGCCCCGATGTGGGGTCCTCGCACGCGCCCCGGCTGCACCAGTACATCCATCAGGCGGACCCGGAGGGGCTGTCGGACGCCCGGGCGATCGTGCGCCAGGCGCTCGCCGACTGGGACATGGGCGAGTTCGCCGACGACGCCGAACTGGTCACGGGTGAGCTGCTGGTGAACGTGCTGCTGCACACCGAGGGCGGGGCGGTCCTGACCCTGGAGGTGCTGCCCGAGCCGGTGCGGCGGATCAGGCTTTCGGTCCAGGACCGGTCGAGCGCCTGGCCCCGGCGGCGTACCCCGGGCGAGACGTCGACGTCGGGCCGGGGGCTGCTCCTGCTCGACGCGGTGGCCACCCGCTGGGGCATCGAACCCCGCGGTGAGGGCAAGGCCGTCTGGTGCGAGATCGGCCCCGCTCCCCCGCCCGCCACCGCCGCACCTCCGTCGGCCGCCGAGGCGCAGGCCCCGCCCGCCGGGCGGCGATGA